Below is a genomic region from Citrobacter telavivensis.
ATCCTGATAGCGCTTGCGCTCGGTAATATCACGACCAAATCCCATCAGGCCATGACGTTTACCCACGCGATCGTAATAAGGTACTTTGCGGATTTCAAAACAGGCTTTGCGCCCGTCCGGATAATCGAGCCATTGCTCATAGGTCAGCGACACATTATGGCGGAAGACTTTTTCGTCGGTCTCAATGACCTTTTCGGCCGCTTCCGGCGAGTACACATCGGCAGGCTTTAAATGCACCAGCTGCTTTTCGCTTTTGCCGGTGAGCAATTCCATCGCCCGGTTACAGCCGGAAAACTCTTTATCTTCATTGCGATAAAAAACCAGATCTGGCGAGGCATCCAGAAAGGAACGTAAGAAAGAGGATTGCTGTTCAAGCTGAATCTGCGCCTCTTCGCGCTCTTTGATCTCAACTTTGAGCTGTTCAAACGTTGACTGGCGTTCCGCCTCCGCCTTTTCGCGGTCGGCAATCTCCTGATTCAACTGCGAAATATTATCTTTCAGTTGGACGTTAAGCTTGAGGTCGCGTTCGCGCATCTCTTCCAGCTTTTGCACCAGTCGGGATAACCGCTGACGGGACTCCTCCAGTTGCTCCACCACCACCGACAAAAAATAGACCGCCCAGGGGGTGATTAACAAACCAAAGAAAATGGAGCGAATGACATCGATCTGTTCGACCCGACCATGCAGCACCATGGTGACCGCCATCTGCACCACAATTGCCAGCACAACGAGCGCTAACGCCAGCAACAGCGAAAAGCGCACCAGACCCAATTTCATCATCAGGTCCACATAGTACTGCGCCAGCATACGAATTTGCTTCATCAGGGATTTCCTTTACGACAACCTGGCACAATAATACTCAATTCTGCGCAAGACGTTAGAGAATGTGCAAGAAATCCGTAGGCCCGTCATAGTTCAGGCGTCAGGCGAAACCCATGGCCGCCCAAGCGCAGAACCCTGTACGCCATGAGTATTCAAATAACGATCCAGTTCGACCATCCCGGTCCAGCGGTTTTCGCACCACAGCGGTGCCAGCAGCGTGGGGCGGCGTGCGCTGGCAGAAATACGATGATAAATCACCTCCGGCGGCGTATGGCGGATCATCTCGCCTGCGGTTTGCGTGTAGTCCGCCAGTTCAATCCCGTTCAGACGCCCCGCCTCCCATGCTCTGGCCATAATGCTTCCCTTCACGATGTGCAGCGGGTGCAGTTTGATGCCATCCACTCCCGTCTCCACCACCCGCTCAAGCGTTTGCAGGCATTCGGCCTGCCCTTCTCCCGGCAGGCCGACAATAAGATGCGAACAGACTTTCAGTCCGCGCTCACGCGCAAGGCGGGTCGTGCGCTGATAGCAGGCAAAATCGTGCCCGCGATTGATACGATGCAGGGTTTTGTCATGCGCGGTTTGCAATCCCAGCTCCAGCCACACTTCATAACCCTGATCTTTATATTCACAGAGCAGATCGAGAACCGCCTCCGGTACGCAGTCGGGACGCGTCCCCACGCACAGGCCAACAATACTGGCCTGGCTGACTGCCTGCTGATACATCGAACGCAATACCTGCACTTCAGCAAAGGTACTGGTGTAGGCCTGGAAGTAGGCCAGATAACGTTTCGCCCGATTAACCCGATGCGCCTGGTGCGCGAGCTGTTCCGCGATCGAATGATGCTGCTGCGCTTCATCCGCAAAAGAAGCAACATTACAGAAGGTGCAGCCGCCGCGTCCGATGGTGCCATCGCGATTTGGGCAGCTAAATCCACCGTGGAGCGTCAGTTTATGAACCTTTTGTCCATAACGACGAGAAAGATCCCCACCAAACATATTGACTAATTTCTGTAACTGCATAATCTGATAGACCGCGCCTTGAAAAGAGGCCAAAGCCTGCCATTTTTAGCCCTTGTCGGCGATGACCTGGATCAATCGCCCCGGCAGGCTTTTATCAATTGCATATCCAGTCAAAATAAACGATATTTCATTCACAACCCAGCCAATTACTTTTCCTTATCTCCGGCCATTTTTTTTATCTTCTGACGTCGATTGCGCAAAAACAGTGACATAAAACGCCATATCGCAACAAACCAGCATGAAACACTGTATATGACGGTGAATAAAGCGGAGACATGAGCTAACAGGCGGTTATGACAGTGAGACAGATCACACTCCCCGCCTCGTTTCCAGTACGTTAATTCAATGTCAAAATGATATTATTCTTAATACTTTCATCAAGATATATGCTCGATAGCACATTATTAGAGAAATAAGATTGCCATTTGACCTGTGTGTGGATTCCCGATAACGTGGAAATCCGCTGGAAGCTTTCTGGATGAGCGGTGTGCTCATCATATTTATGCAGTAATTGAGATTCCCTCTGACAGCAAGTCCTCAAACTTGTTTGACCTAAGCGAAAAGGATAAAGAGGGCGAATGCGAGGTAAGCGTATGACACGCAAACCCCGTCGCCATGCTCTTGGTGTGCCCGTGCGCAAACGGTATCGGAAGGGGGTCCCGCAGAGCCTGGGGAGGTTCACTGATATGTTGTACGATAAATCCCTTGAGAAGGATAACTGTGGTTTCGGCCTGATCGCCCACATAGAAGGCGAACCTAGCCACAAGGTAGTGCGTACCGCCATACACGCACTGGCCCGAATGCAGCACCGTGGCGCAATCCTCGCCGATGGTAAAACGGGCGATGGTTGTGGTCTGCTGCTGCAAAAACCTGACCGCTTTTTCCGCATCGTTGCCGAAGAGCGCGGCTGGCGTTTAGCCAAAAACTACGCGGTCGGTATGATCTTCCTGAACAAAGATCCTGAACTGGCCGCTGCATCTCGCCGTATTGTCGAAGAAGAGCTTCAGCAGGAAACCCTGTCGATTGTTGGCTGGCGCGATGTGCCGACCAACGAAGGTGTACTGGGTGAAATCGCCCTCTCCTCCCTGCCGCGTATTGAACAAATTTTTGTGAATGCCCCTGCGGGCTGGCGTCCACGCGATATGGAACGTCGTCTGTTCATCGCCCGTCGCCGTATTGAAAAACGACTGCAGGAAGACAAAGACTTCTACGTCTGTAGCCTGTCAAACCTGGTCAACATCTATAAAGGTCTGTGTATGCCGGCGGATCTGCCGCGCTTCTACCTGGACCTCGCGGACCTGCGTCTGGAATCGGCCATCTGTCTGTTCCACCAGCGCTTTTCCACCAACACCGTGCCGCGCTGGCCGCTGGCGCAGCCGTTCCGCTACCTGGCGCACAACGGTGAGATCAACACCATTACCGGTAACCGCCAGTGGGCCCGCGCCCGTACCTATAAATTCCAGACCCCGCTGATCCCGGATCTGCACGACGCCGCGCCGTTCGTTAACGAAACCGGCTCCGATTCCAGTTCCATGGATAACATGCTGGAACTGCTGCTGGCCGGGGGGATGGATATCATCCGTGCCATGCGCCTTCTGGTGCCGCCGGCCTGGCAAAACAACCCGGATATGGATCCGGATCTGCGCGCCTTCTTTGACTTTAACTCCATGCACATGGAGCCGTGGGACGGCCCGGCGGGTATCGTCATGTCCGACGGGCGCTTCGCCGCCTGTAACCTCGATCGTAACGGTCTGCGTCCGGCGCGTTATGTCATCACCAAAGACAAGCTGATCACCTGCGCGTCTGAAGTCGGGATCTGGGACTACCAGCCTGACGAAGTGGTCGAAAAAGGTCGCGTCGGCCCGGGCGAACTGATGGTTATCGACACCCGTGGCGGCTGCATTCTGCATTCGGCCGAAACTGACGACGACCTGAAAAGCCGCCATCCGTATAAAGAATGGATGGAGAAGAACGTCCGTCGCCTGGTGCCGTTTGAAGATCTGGCTGACGATCGGGTGGGCCAGCGTGAACTGGACGACGACACGCTCGCCAGCTACCAGAAACAGTTTAACTACAGCGCCGAAGAGCTGGATTCCGTACTCCGCGTGCTCGGTGAAAACGGTCAGGAAGCGGTCGGCTCAATGGGTGACGATACCCCGTTTGCCGTACTTTCCAGCCAACCGCGCATTATTTACGACTACTTCCGCCAGCAGTTTGCTCAGGTGACTAACCCACCTATCGATCCGCTGCGTGAAGCACACGTCATGTCGCTGGCGACCAGCATCGGTCGCGAGATGAACGTCTTTTGCGAAGCGGAAGGACAGGCGCACCGTCTGAGCTTTAAATCGCCGATTCTGCTGTACTCCGATTTCCAACAGCTCACCACGATGAAAGAAGAGCACTATCGCGCTGACCGGCTGGATATCACCTTCGATGTAACGCAAACCACGCTGGAAGAAACGGTCAAAGCGCTGTGCGATACCGCCGAGCAGATGGTACGCAGCGGCACCGTTCTGCTGGTGCTGACGGATCGTAATATTGGCAAAAATCGTCTGCCGGTACCGGCTCCAATGGCGGTCGGCGCGGTACAGACGCGGCTGGTAGAACAGAGCCTGCGCTGCGATGCCAACATCATCGTCGAAACCGCCAGCGCCCGTGATCCACATCACTTCGCCGTGCTGCTGGGCTTTGGCGCAACGGCCATTTATCCGTACCTCGCGTACGAGACGCTGGGCCGTCTGATAGACACCCAGGCGATCGCCAAAAACTACCGTACCGTGATGCTGAACTACCGTAACGGCATCAATAAAGGGCTGTACAAGATCATGTCCAAAATGGGCATTTCGACCATCGCCTCCTACCGCTGCTCCAAACTGTTTGAAGCGGTAGGTCTGCATGATGATGTCGTTGCGCTGTGCTTCCAGGGCGTGGTCAGCCGTATCGGCGGCGCGGGTTTTGCTGACTTCCAGCAGGATCTGCTGAACCTGTCTAAGCGAGCCTGGCTGGCGCGTAAACCGATTACGCAGGGCGGCCTGCTGAAGTATGTGCACGGCGGCGAATACCACGCCTACAACCCGGATGTCGTACGTACTCTGCAACAGGCGGTTCAGAGTGGTGAATACAGCGACTATCAGGAATACGCAAAACTGGTCAACGAACGTCCCGCGACGACGCTACGCGATCTGCTGGCAATTAACCCCGGCGACGAGGCGGTCAGCATTGAGGCGGTCGAACCGGCAAGTGACCTGTTCAAACGTTTTGATACTGCGGCAATGTCGATTGGCGCACTGAGCCCGGAAGCACATGAAGCGCTGGCCGAAGCGATGAACAGCATCGGCGGTAATTCTAACTCTGGTGAAGGTGGCGAAGATCCGGCGCGCTACGGCACCAATAAAGTGTCGCGCATCAAACAGGTGGCTTCCGGTCGTTTCGGCGTCACGCCGGCGTACCTGGTTAACGCCGACGTCATTCAGATTAAAGTCGCTCAGGGCGCGAAGCCCGGCGAAGGCGGTCAGTTACCAGGTGACAAAGTGACCCCGTACATCGCTAAACTGCGCTACTCGGTGCCGGGCGTGACGCTGATCTCCCCGCCGCCGCACCACGATATCTACTCTATCGAGGATTTAGCACAGCTGATTTTCGACCTGAAGCAGGTTAACCCGAAAGCGATGATCTCCGTGAAGCTGGTTTCTGAACCGGGTGTCGGCACCATCGCCACCGGCGTAGCGAAAGCCTATGC
It encodes:
- a CDS encoding TIGR01212 family radical SAM protein; the protein is MQLQKLVNMFGGDLSRRYGQKVHKLTLHGGFSCPNRDGTIGRGGCTFCNVASFADEAQQHHSIAEQLAHQAHRVNRAKRYLAYFQAYTSTFAEVQVLRSMYQQAVSQASIVGLCVGTRPDCVPEAVLDLLCEYKDQGYEVWLELGLQTAHDKTLHRINRGHDFACYQRTTRLARERGLKVCSHLIVGLPGEGQAECLQTLERVVETGVDGIKLHPLHIVKGSIMARAWEAGRLNGIELADYTQTAGEMIRHTPPEVIYHRISASARRPTLLAPLWCENRWTGMVELDRYLNTHGVQGSALGRPWVSPDA
- the gltB gene encoding glutamate synthase large subunit, with amino-acid sequence MLYDKSLEKDNCGFGLIAHIEGEPSHKVVRTAIHALARMQHRGAILADGKTGDGCGLLLQKPDRFFRIVAEERGWRLAKNYAVGMIFLNKDPELAAASRRIVEEELQQETLSIVGWRDVPTNEGVLGEIALSSLPRIEQIFVNAPAGWRPRDMERRLFIARRRIEKRLQEDKDFYVCSLSNLVNIYKGLCMPADLPRFYLDLADLRLESAICLFHQRFSTNTVPRWPLAQPFRYLAHNGEINTITGNRQWARARTYKFQTPLIPDLHDAAPFVNETGSDSSSMDNMLELLLAGGMDIIRAMRLLVPPAWQNNPDMDPDLRAFFDFNSMHMEPWDGPAGIVMSDGRFAACNLDRNGLRPARYVITKDKLITCASEVGIWDYQPDEVVEKGRVGPGELMVIDTRGGCILHSAETDDDLKSRHPYKEWMEKNVRRLVPFEDLADDRVGQRELDDDTLASYQKQFNYSAEELDSVLRVLGENGQEAVGSMGDDTPFAVLSSQPRIIYDYFRQQFAQVTNPPIDPLREAHVMSLATSIGREMNVFCEAEGQAHRLSFKSPILLYSDFQQLTTMKEEHYRADRLDITFDVTQTTLEETVKALCDTAEQMVRSGTVLLVLTDRNIGKNRLPVPAPMAVGAVQTRLVEQSLRCDANIIVETASARDPHHFAVLLGFGATAIYPYLAYETLGRLIDTQAIAKNYRTVMLNYRNGINKGLYKIMSKMGISTIASYRCSKLFEAVGLHDDVVALCFQGVVSRIGGAGFADFQQDLLNLSKRAWLARKPITQGGLLKYVHGGEYHAYNPDVVRTLQQAVQSGEYSDYQEYAKLVNERPATTLRDLLAINPGDEAVSIEAVEPASDLFKRFDTAAMSIGALSPEAHEALAEAMNSIGGNSNSGEGGEDPARYGTNKVSRIKQVASGRFGVTPAYLVNADVIQIKVAQGAKPGEGGQLPGDKVTPYIAKLRYSVPGVTLISPPPHHDIYSIEDLAQLIFDLKQVNPKAMISVKLVSEPGVGTIATGVAKAYADLITIAGYDGGTGASPLSSVKYAGCPWELGLVETQQALVANGLRHKIRLQVDGGLKTGVDIIKAAILGAESFGFGTGPMVALGCKYLRICHLNNCATGVATQDDKLRKNHYHGLPFKVTNYFEFIARETRELMAQLGVTRLVDLIGRTDLLKELDGFTAKQQKLALSRLLETAEPHPGKALYCTENNPPFDNGVLNAQLLQQAKPYVDERQSKTFWFDIRNTDRSVGASLSGYIAQTHGDQGLASDPIKAYFSGTAGQSFGVWNAGGVELYLTGDANDYVGKGMAGGLLAVRPPVGSAFRSHEASIIGNTCLYGATGGRLYAAGRAGERFGVRNSGAITVVEGIGDNGCEYMTGGIVCILGKTGVNFGAGMTGGFAYVLDEDGEFRKRVNPELVEVLGVDELAIHEEHLRGLITEHVQHTGSQRGEEILANWSAFANKFALVKPKSSDVKALLGHRSRSAAELRVQAQ